A portion of the Clostridium gelidum genome contains these proteins:
- a CDS encoding Uma2 family endonuclease: MNTISNDYVIKLNLYENFKVNEYWLVNPIKKNVLVYVLIENGYDAPITCTSTDIVKVNIYDNLEIDFNSISPSKS, from the coding sequence ATTAATACTATAAGCAACGATTATGTAATAAAATTAAATCTATATGAAAATTTTAAAGTTAATGAATATTGGCTTGTAAACCCTATTAAAAAAAATGTGTTAGTTTACGTATTAATTGAAAATGGATATGATGCTCCTATAACTTGCACATCTACTGATATAGTTAAAGTAAATATCTATGATAATCTTGAAATAGACTTTAATTCTATTTCACCTTCAAAATCCTGA
- a CDS encoding Hsp70 family protein: protein MSIIGIDLGTTNSLVAVWKEGRARIIPNVLNKNLTPSVISVDENNEILVGDVAKERLITHPECTVANFKRFMGSTKNYKLGSYTFTPEELSSFILKRLREDAESYLGEVIVEAVISVPAYFNDAQRKATKRAGELAGLKVERLISEPTAAAVAYGLHQEKDDTQFLVFDLGGGTFDISILELFEGVMEVKSIAGDNFLGGEDFNKLLVDHFMETNKLDLKELNKKQVSAIFKQAELCKKALSDKEKATMTLRVDEKTFETELDRSKFERLAADLILRLRHPVERALRDANISPSEIEAVILIGGSTRVPLVRNVVSKMFNKLPYSNINPDEAVALGASVQAALKEKNSDLKELILTDVCPYTLGVEVAKRVDGEKYESGYFLPIIERNSPVPISKIENLVTISDNQTKISIKVYQGESRRVENNITLGELTVSVPKGKAGEQMVDLRYTYDINGLLEVEAIIKSTGIKETLIIENSPGSMTEEEIKKRMLVLENIKIHPRDRTENRLLLARGERLYEEALGDKREYISNLLSEFERILSTQDPRLIEKNVKLFAERLDELETYY, encoded by the coding sequence ATGTCTATTATTGGTATTGATTTGGGAACTACAAACAGTTTGGTTGCTGTTTGGAAGGAGGGGAGAGCAAGGATTATACCTAATGTTTTAAACAAAAATTTGACACCATCAGTAATTAGTGTTGATGAAAATAATGAAATTTTAGTTGGTGATGTAGCTAAAGAAAGACTTATTACACATCCAGAATGCACAGTAGCTAATTTTAAAAGATTTATGGGATCAACTAAAAATTACAAGCTTGGCTCTTATACATTTACACCAGAAGAATTGTCTTCATTTATTTTAAAAAGATTAAGGGAAGATGCGGAAAGCTATTTAGGAGAAGTAATTGTGGAGGCAGTCATAAGTGTTCCAGCTTATTTTAATGATGCTCAGCGTAAAGCAACTAAAAGGGCTGGTGAGCTTGCGGGTCTTAAAGTTGAAAGGCTGATTAGTGAACCAACAGCTGCAGCGGTGGCTTATGGACTCCATCAAGAAAAAGATGATACACAATTCTTAGTATTTGATTTAGGTGGAGGAACTTTTGATATTTCAATACTTGAATTATTTGAAGGGGTTATGGAGGTTAAGTCCATAGCAGGAGATAATTTTTTGGGTGGAGAAGATTTCAATAAACTTCTTGTAGACCATTTTATGGAAACAAATAAACTGGATTTAAAAGAATTAAATAAGAAACAAGTATCAGCTATATTCAAACAAGCAGAATTATGTAAAAAGGCACTATCAGATAAAGAAAAGGCAACTATGACCTTACGTGTAGATGAAAAAACATTTGAAACAGAATTAGACAGAAGTAAATTTGAAAGATTGGCAGCGGACTTAATATTAAGATTACGACATCCAGTAGAAAGAGCCTTAAGAGATGCTAATATATCCCCATCAGAAATTGAAGCAGTAATTTTAATCGGTGGAAGCACAAGGGTGCCTTTAGTAAGAAATGTAGTTAGTAAAATGTTTAATAAATTACCATATTCAAATATAAATCCAGATGAGGCTGTAGCTCTTGGAGCATCAGTTCAAGCAGCTTTAAAAGAAAAGAATTCAGATCTTAAAGAATTAATATTAACAGATGTATGTCCATATACACTTGGAGTAGAAGTAGCGAAGCGTGTGGATGGTGAAAAGTATGAGTCGGGATATTTTCTCCCTATAATTGAAAGAAATTCTCCAGTTCCAATAAGTAAGATTGAAAATTTGGTAACCATAAGTGATAATCAAACTAAAATTTCTATCAAAGTATATCAAGGAGAAAGCAGGAGAGTGGAAAATAATATAACACTTGGAGAGCTTACTGTATCAGTTCCAAAAGGCAAAGCTGGTGAGCAGATGGTTGATTTAAGATATACATATGATATAAATGGATTATTAGAAGTAGAAGCTATTATAAAAAGTACAGGAATTAAAGAGACTTTAATAATCGAAAATTCTCCAGGGTCAATGACAGAAGAAGAAATAAAAAAACGTATGCTGGTACTTGAAAATATAAAAATTCATCCAAGAGATAGAACAGAAAATAGATTGTTACTTGCAAGAGGTGAAAGATTATATGAAGAAGCGCTAGGTGATAAGCGTGAGTATATTTCAAACTTATTAAGTGAATTTGAAAGAATATTATCAACTCAAGACCCAAGGCTAATTGAAAAGAATGTAAAATTGTTTGCTGAAAGATTAGATGAATTGGAGACATATTATTAA
- a CDS encoding J domain-containing protein, which produces MMNWWNVLKVSYDSDLRTIKKAYAKLLKIYNPEDDAEGYQNLREAYDAAVKYAKKNQEFINDNLDKNIINEVKINKNEENKSESYSNEQIIFKLNLDINEIYHERQDTKIDLNEQIKQFLNRLNEIYNDMYLRTDLAAWEDLLNSDVIWNVNGFPIIEDKIFNFLSKNKYLPAEIWTKLNDNFTWSKNEIKLCNKHSALIVDEFLKNLKVPNKLKYDYIRSINPEIADEYLYERQRAEEALKDKKYAKAYKHLKNANSLFSHDAELLRLMGDYNYELNDIEKALQLYKSAFEINNYDLGSALRIAIILVTYKSFSEAISYLKVYLSYNNNDKLALNHIAYCYYYNDDLIMARENFEKLLYIDRNNKTIKKYLKNIEAILKGKHVIKIRFNKDNFMVEEIVKKEITTKKISNKKSKIISTIIKYVISCIIICIVSGLNYIYSVNVDNSNSQNKKKCEDNNKENKIDIKKQILDSKMKIYMAENLSNVKPIEYYKMSEPFENRIIFSDSELDEKGLRDKVLSQIYIGTSESGKYLYIFANPKLSDKTIDKKGKYEINGDMCYIDKEIGDRIKEEYASDYSGYDFIDNGFIDSSSAASTKT; this is translated from the coding sequence ATGATGAATTGGTGGAATGTATTAAAGGTTTCATATGATAGCGATTTAAGAACAATAAAAAAAGCTTATGCAAAACTACTCAAAATCTATAATCCAGAAGATGATGCAGAAGGATATCAAAATCTTAGAGAAGCATATGATGCAGCTGTAAAATATGCAAAGAAAAATCAAGAATTTATTAATGACAATTTGGATAAAAATATTATTAATGAAGTAAAAATCAATAAGAATGAGGAGAACAAATCTGAAAGTTATTCAAATGAACAAATAATATTTAAATTAAATTTAGATATTAATGAAATCTACCATGAAAGACAAGATACAAAGATTGATTTAAATGAACAAATAAAGCAGTTTTTAAATAGATTAAATGAAATATATAATGATATGTATTTAAGAACAGATTTAGCAGCATGGGAAGATTTATTAAACTCTGATGTAATTTGGAATGTAAATGGTTTCCCAATTATAGAAGATAAGATATTTAATTTTTTAAGTAAAAATAAATATTTACCAGCGGAAATATGGACAAAGCTAAATGATAATTTTACCTGGAGCAAAAATGAAATAAAGTTATGTAACAAACATTCTGCACTTATAGTTGATGAGTTCTTAAAAAATCTTAAAGTACCAAATAAGCTTAAATATGATTATATAAGGTCAATAAATCCAGAAATTGCAGATGAGTATTTATATGAAAGGCAACGGGCAGAGGAAGCCTTAAAAGATAAGAAGTATGCCAAAGCATATAAGCATTTAAAAAATGCAAATTCTTTATTTAGTCACGATGCTGAGCTGTTAAGACTAATGGGAGATTATAACTATGAGCTTAACGATATAGAAAAAGCATTACAATTGTATAAATCAGCTTTTGAAATAAATAATTATGACTTAGGCAGTGCATTACGTATTGCAATCATTTTAGTTACATATAAAAGCTTTAGTGAAGCAATATCATATTTAAAGGTGTATTTGTCTTATAATAATAATGATAAATTAGCATTAAATCATATTGCATATTGCTATTACTATAATGATGATTTAATAATGGCAAGAGAGAATTTTGAAAAGCTGCTATATATTGATCGGAATAATAAAACAATAAAAAAATATTTAAAAAACATAGAAGCAATTTTAAAAGGGAAGCATGTTATAAAAATAAGATTTAATAAAGATAATTTTATGGTAGAGGAAATAGTTAAAAAGGAAATTACTACGAAAAAAATATCTAATAAGAAAAGTAAAATTATATCTACTATTATTAAATATGTAATTAGTTGTATAATAATATGTATTGTAAGCGGACTTAATTATATATATTCAGTTAATGTTGATAATAGCAATAGCCAAAATAAAAAAAAGTGTGAAGATAACAATAAAGAAAATAAAATTGATATTAAGAAACAAATTCTGGATTCTAAGATGAAAATTTATATGGCAGAAAATTTAAGTAATGTTAAGCCAATAGAATATTATAAAATGTCAGAACCATTTGAAAATAGAATTATATTTTCAGATAGTGAGTTAGATGAAAAAGGATTACGTGATAAGGTTCTTAGTCAAATATATATAGGTACATCAGAATCAGGTAAATATTTATACATTTTTGCAAATCCAAAGTTAAGTGATAAAACCATTGATAAAAAGGGTAAATATGAAATTAATGGAGATATGTGCTATATAGATAAAGAAATAGGGGACAGGATTAAAGAAGAATATGCTTCAGATTATTCAGGGTATGATTTTATAGATAATGGATTTATTGATTCATCGTCAGCTGCAAGTACTAAAACATAA